A genomic segment from Luteolibacter ambystomatis encodes:
- a CDS encoding prepilin peptidase, producing MPFYPPFDHWLWLIPAFLVGSCIGSFLNVVIYRVPLGLSVNEPKRSFCPKCKSPIPLKRNIPLFSWLLLRGRCADCKCRIPVRYFLVELLTALLFTAAWIVFTRKGVDGAVAVPFLWILLALLVSITFIDVEHMIIPTGLTWAGTAFGFVACVLWPKLAALPGTPGMTWLDGLKQAGIGLAAGYIGLRAVVELGKLAFGRLDKKFNSAVAWKVQEGEGDDAPMEFIIDGEMTQWWDIFSRKTDRLILDAKSILIDGNEIGGGQLTVRELEFELPDGTVKPFLDIRSMEGTATRAVIPREAMGMGDPPLLGMIGAFFGWTGVFFTVFSASIFATVLALIARIGFGRPLPFGPFLALGAVTWMFGGWKIWQWYMTLLGPMDFGR from the coding sequence TTGCCTTTCTATCCTCCTTTCGACCACTGGCTCTGGCTGATTCCGGCGTTTCTTGTCGGGTCGTGCATCGGTTCCTTCCTGAACGTCGTCATCTACCGCGTGCCGTTGGGCCTGTCGGTGAACGAGCCGAAGCGCTCGTTCTGCCCGAAGTGCAAGAGCCCGATCCCGTTGAAGCGGAACATTCCGCTGTTCAGTTGGCTGCTGCTGCGGGGCCGCTGCGCGGATTGCAAGTGCCGCATCCCGGTGCGCTATTTCCTGGTCGAGCTGTTGACGGCGCTGCTGTTCACGGCCGCGTGGATCGTCTTCACCCGCAAGGGCGTGGATGGTGCGGTGGCGGTGCCGTTCCTATGGATCCTGCTGGCACTGCTGGTTTCGATCACCTTCATCGATGTGGAGCACATGATCATCCCGACCGGGCTGACCTGGGCGGGGACGGCATTCGGATTCGTGGCATGCGTGTTGTGGCCGAAGCTGGCGGCGCTTCCCGGCACCCCGGGCATGACGTGGCTGGATGGGCTGAAACAGGCGGGAATTGGTCTCGCTGCCGGCTACATCGGCCTGCGTGCGGTGGTGGAACTCGGCAAGCTCGCGTTCGGCCGCCTCGACAAGAAGTTCAACTCCGCCGTGGCATGGAAGGTGCAGGAAGGGGAGGGCGATGACGCGCCGATGGAATTCATCATCGATGGCGAGATGACCCAGTGGTGGGACATTTTCTCCCGAAAGACCGACCGCCTCATTCTCGATGCGAAGTCCATCCTGATTGATGGCAACGAGATCGGCGGCGGCCAGCTTACGGTGCGTGAACTGGAGTTCGAGCTGCCAGATGGCACGGTGAAGCCGTTCCTGGATATCCGTTCGATGGAAGGGACTGCAACGCGTGCGGTGATCCCGCGCGAGGCGATGGGCATGGGCGATCCGCCGTTGCTCGGCATGATCGGAGCATTCTTCGGCTGGACCGGGGTGTTTTTCACCGTGTTCAGTGCGTCGATTTTCGCGACGGTGCTGGCGTTGATCGCGCGGATTGGTTTCGGCCGGCCGCTGCCGTTCGGGCCGTTTCTCGCGCTTGGCGCGGTGACGTGGATGTTCGGCGGCTGGAAGATCTGGCAGTGGTACATGACCCTGCTCGGGCCGATGGATTTCGGGAGGTAA
- a CDS encoding CCA tRNA nucleotidyltransferase encodes MPARSAATSVARRLIDAGHTALFAGGCVRDGLLGKTPKDYDVATSATPAQVLALFPGSNEVGAHFGVVIVKQDGIHIEVATFRTDGSYKDGRRPETVEFSTPPEDAQRRDFTVNGLFQNPETNEIIDYVGGLADLETRTLRAIGTPGDRFGEDALRLLRAVRFATVLGFEIEPVTWQAVCDHADDLAKISPERIRDEFSKLITAPARRRGLELLVDSGLIRHIVPEVLALIGCEQPPQWHPEGDVYTHTRIMLEMLPADASLELCLAVLLHDIAKPPTFTIDPEENRIRFNGHDALGAEMAEDILRRLKYPNDVIDAVVPMVARHMQFMNVQKMRVAKLKRFMASTEFEDELELHRVDCASSNGFTDNYEFLLEKRAEFASQPLIPPPLVSGRDLLAMGLKPGPQFKEWLEAIETEQLEGRITERGEALNLLHELTEKSRN; translated from the coding sequence ATGCCCGCCCGCTCCGCCGCCACCTCTGTCGCCCGTCGTCTCATCGATGCCGGGCACACCGCGTTGTTCGCGGGCGGCTGCGTGCGCGATGGTCTGTTAGGCAAGACGCCGAAGGACTACGATGTGGCCACTTCCGCCACACCCGCACAAGTGTTGGCCCTTTTCCCCGGCTCGAACGAGGTCGGCGCGCACTTCGGGGTGGTAATCGTGAAACAGGACGGCATCCACATCGAGGTGGCCACCTTCCGAACGGACGGCAGCTACAAGGATGGTCGACGTCCGGAGACAGTCGAGTTCTCCACCCCGCCGGAAGACGCGCAACGCCGTGACTTCACCGTCAACGGTCTGTTCCAGAATCCGGAAACGAATGAGATCATCGACTATGTCGGCGGCCTTGCGGATTTGGAAACGCGGACCCTTCGCGCGATCGGCACGCCGGGTGACCGCTTCGGCGAGGATGCGCTGCGGCTGTTGCGCGCGGTCCGTTTCGCCACCGTGCTCGGCTTCGAAATCGAGCCGGTCACCTGGCAGGCTGTTTGCGATCACGCCGATGATCTCGCGAAGATCTCCCCGGAGCGCATCCGCGATGAATTCTCGAAACTCATCACCGCCCCCGCACGCCGCCGTGGCCTGGAGTTGCTCGTGGACTCAGGCTTGATCCGCCACATCGTGCCTGAGGTGCTCGCGCTCATCGGCTGCGAGCAACCTCCGCAGTGGCATCCGGAAGGCGATGTCTACACGCACACCCGCATCATGCTGGAGATGCTGCCTGCGGATGCCTCGCTGGAGCTTTGCCTCGCCGTGCTGCTGCATGACATCGCGAAGCCGCCGACCTTCACCATCGATCCGGAAGAAAACCGTATCCGCTTCAATGGTCACGACGCGCTCGGCGCGGAGATGGCGGAGGACATCCTCCGCCGCCTGAAGTATCCGAATGATGTCATCGACGCCGTCGTGCCGATGGTCGCGCGCCACATGCAGTTCATGAACGTGCAGAAGATGCGCGTGGCGAAGCTAAAGCGCTTCATGGCCAGCACGGAGTTCGAGGACGAGCTCGAGCTTCACCGCGTCGATTGCGCCTCCTCGAACGGCTTCACCGACAACTACGAGTTCCTCCTGGAAAAGCGCGCCGAGTTCGCCTCCCAGCCGCTGATCCCGCCACCACTCGTCAGCGGCCGCGACCTCCTCGCCATGGGCCTGAAGCCCGGACCGCAGTTCAAGGAATGGCTGGAAGCGATTGAAACCGAGCAACTGGAAGGCCGCATCACCGAACGCGGGGAGGCTCTCAACCTGCTTCATGAATTGACGGAAAAGTCCAGAAATTGA
- a CDS encoding polysaccharide lyase family 8 super-sandwich domain-containing protein has protein sequence MFRLYANPVVRVAACCALVSSVHAAPEGLDLSKAWSSQSPLPSELDDTGRTAIAKMAAAYPARTVKPNGKGVKEEDLIKAFNDIRTTFGFFGEGRRIEVDDESAKPRPAPAAAGVNSDLVGAVDALSKLYAGCNPDQAARAEALYKELMELWLKSAPKPGDKVRWMGNGYAWRARGPALLGMLHTLPPELRDRTAATIALISGGEWLFREKPETSTDIALNYYPTMFAAIGAMSDPALKWQYLQGVRRGLDLTLLGNEPVSPDGGIIHHEGHHISYASYSFGPILTHETNLARAGFTSSYSTQALARLKLAVDAWAWTTLAGQVPPVFQLRPAPIWNNSKPPGDEPGLTIDFARRVAELEAAGRGEPDISKITDMARVAGSKTYGHIDRVPAAWKDLMTPDNTRPLTGHRPFPVMGAAIHRRDDWTVVVRGANRSWRGAEVYAGPEWPGAYMDEIMQGALFIFSKGANGAPPNVVDSGYGTDGYDPNKVPNASSVQMDNVARAGRGNPDYMGSDAKQGGGVDLDGNGMWAWAPSYCRKSAFFFGNRITLVTRDLTMKGEVTTGLIQTRLADPLVSPLLIDGTARTADGDATLSGKTAHTFLDDKGTGYFVPAGNPDIKIHRSLQQYTYAIPANLKSGLDPKAQPPLKNRKDLAAALPNYTPTQAAFSTAWFDHGKDPQGASCTFTVLVKTTAEDLEKFAATMTGKTPPFALVTSNSLHDFRDVATGTRCVATFVDNAAFEPDGIVSVNRPATVMWTHKNQKLSASLGSTDLKDTRSFEIALEGKWLADGPLPEGATLTPEGARTRLDIPYRNQTAVKFALKRPM, from the coding sequence GTGTTTAGGTTGTATGCAAATCCCGTGGTGCGGGTGGCGGCCTGCTGCGCCCTCGTATCGTCCGTCCATGCCGCCCCGGAAGGCCTTGATCTCTCGAAGGCCTGGTCTTCGCAGTCCCCTCTCCCATCCGAACTCGATGACACCGGACGCACCGCCATCGCGAAAATGGCCGCCGCCTACCCGGCCCGCACGGTGAAGCCGAATGGCAAGGGCGTGAAGGAAGAGGACCTGATCAAGGCCTTCAACGACATCCGTACCACTTTCGGTTTTTTCGGCGAAGGCCGCCGCATCGAGGTGGATGACGAATCCGCCAAGCCCCGGCCCGCTCCGGCTGCCGCGGGTGTGAACAGCGATCTTGTCGGTGCCGTCGATGCCCTCTCGAAGCTCTACGCGGGCTGCAATCCCGATCAGGCCGCCCGTGCCGAGGCACTCTACAAGGAGCTGATGGAACTGTGGCTCAAGTCGGCACCGAAACCCGGCGACAAGGTCCGCTGGATGGGCAATGGCTATGCATGGCGTGCGCGTGGTCCGGCCCTGCTCGGCATGCTCCACACCTTGCCACCGGAATTGCGCGACCGCACGGCAGCAACCATCGCGCTGATCTCCGGCGGCGAGTGGTTGTTCCGCGAAAAGCCCGAGACCTCCACGGACATCGCGCTCAACTACTATCCCACCATGTTCGCGGCGATCGGTGCGATGAGTGATCCCGCGTTGAAATGGCAGTATCTGCAAGGTGTGCGCCGCGGGCTGGATCTCACACTGCTGGGGAACGAGCCGGTGTCCCCGGATGGCGGCATCATCCATCATGAGGGTCATCACATTTCGTACGCCTCCTATAGTTTCGGGCCGATCCTTACCCACGAGACCAATCTTGCACGGGCGGGTTTCACCAGTTCCTACAGCACGCAGGCATTGGCACGGCTGAAACTCGCTGTCGATGCCTGGGCGTGGACCACCCTCGCCGGACAGGTCCCGCCGGTGTTCCAACTCCGCCCCGCACCCATCTGGAACAACTCGAAGCCCCCGGGTGACGAACCCGGTCTCACCATCGACTTCGCCAGGCGCGTGGCCGAACTCGAAGCCGCAGGCCGGGGCGAGCCGGACATCTCGAAAATCACCGATATGGCCCGCGTCGCCGGATCGAAGACCTATGGCCATATCGACCGCGTGCCAGCGGCATGGAAGGACCTGATGACACCGGACAACACCCGTCCGCTCACCGGCCATCGCCCCTTCCCCGTCATGGGAGCCGCGATCCATCGTCGCGATGACTGGACGGTGGTGGTACGCGGCGCGAACCGTTCGTGGCGCGGGGCCGAAGTCTACGCCGGTCCGGAGTGGCCGGGTGCCTACATGGATGAGATCATGCAAGGTGCGCTCTTCATTTTCTCCAAGGGTGCCAATGGCGCGCCCCCCAACGTGGTCGACAGCGGCTACGGGACCGATGGCTATGATCCGAACAAGGTGCCGAATGCGTCGTCCGTGCAAATGGACAACGTCGCGCGCGCCGGCCGTGGCAATCCGGACTACATGGGCTCCGATGCCAAACAAGGTGGCGGCGTGGACCTGGATGGCAATGGCATGTGGGCATGGGCACCCTCCTATTGCCGCAAGAGCGCATTCTTCTTCGGCAACCGCATCACGCTGGTGACGCGCGATCTCACCATGAAGGGCGAAGTGACAACCGGACTCATTCAAACCCGGCTCGCCGATCCCCTCGTCTCCCCGTTGCTGATCGATGGCACCGCCCGCACCGCCGATGGTGATGCCACGCTCTCCGGCAAGACCGCCCACACCTTTCTGGATGACAAGGGCACTGGTTACTTCGTGCCCGCCGGAAACCCGGACATCAAAATCCACCGCAGCCTCCAGCAATATACCTACGCCATCCCCGCCAATCTCAAGTCCGGGCTCGATCCCAAAGCGCAACCTCCGCTCAAGAACCGCAAGGACCTTGCTGCCGCGCTGCCGAACTACACGCCCACCCAGGCCGCGTTTTCCACCGCATGGTTCGACCATGGCAAGGACCCGCAAGGTGCCTCCTGCACCTTTACCGTACTGGTGAAAACCACCGCAGAAGATCTTGAGAAATTCGCGGCCACAATGACCGGAAAAACCCCGCCCTTCGCCCTCGTCACCAGCAACAGCCTGCATGATTTCCGTGACGTCGCCACCGGCACGCGTTGCGTCGCCACCTTCGTGGACAATGCCGCCTTCGAACCGGATGGCATCGTCTCCGTGAACCGTCCCGCCACGGTGATGTGGACCCACAAAAACCAAAAGCTCAGCGCCTCCCTGGGATCGACCGACCTCAAGGATACGCGCTCTTTCGAGATCGCCCTGGAGGGTAAATGGCTCGCGGATGGCCCCTTGCCGGAAGGTGCCACTCTCACACCGGAGGGCGCGCGGACGCGCCTCGACATTCCCTACCGGAACCAAACCGCGGTGAAATTCGCGCTGAAGCGACCAATGTAG
- a CDS encoding VOC family protein encodes MSTNTSAAATPSPITTSQMCVSLPVKNLPASIAFFKALGFAFNPDFASENGACVVLGTNYQAMLVDHQMFRSLAPRDIADTSKVCEMLIALQLDSRDQVDEIVRRAVAAGGAAHEEAQDHGFMYDHGFTDLDGHGWGVFHVYGASCQSA; translated from the coding sequence ATGAGCACCAATACCTCCGCCGCAGCCACTCCCAGCCCGATCACCACCTCACAGATGTGCGTAAGCCTGCCCGTGAAGAACCTTCCGGCCTCGATCGCCTTCTTCAAGGCACTCGGCTTCGCCTTCAATCCGGATTTCGCCAGCGAAAACGGCGCCTGCGTGGTTCTCGGCACGAACTACCAGGCGATGCTCGTCGATCATCAGATGTTCCGCAGTCTGGCACCGCGGGACATCGCGGACACGAGCAAGGTCTGCGAAATGCTGATCGCCCTGCAGCTCGACTCGCGCGATCAGGTCGATGAGATCGTGCGCCGCGCGGTTGCCGCCGGCGGAGCCGCCCACGAGGAGGCGCAGGACCACGGATTCATGTATGACCATGGCTTCACCGATCTGGATGGCCATGGCTGGGGAGTCTTCCACGTGTACGGCGCGTCGTGCCAGTCGGCTTAG
- a CDS encoding Lrp/AsnC family transcriptional regulator, whose amino-acid sequence MSHIVPVEHSDPVNAQILSISEDLIAGFHRHPFHVIAEKSGVALPVVLERIRAMLEAGVIRRVRQTLLSTKLAHGALVAWRVPEEKLNAAFDFMAKEDPFSGHVVIRSTDTVVSGSGYRLWTTLKVPVGESLDEHAKVLMRLTGAEEYLLMPANGVFALGVGHVRRRALEPGDRADEPGVMMTTVPVDLTEEEWNVLLALKEELTPDEITASPWDGRAEIAGVSLERFCEVAETLNAKKVIGRFSTFLEHVKPSSTGERVTRFNGLFHWAVPKGREIEAGGEVGRHYCMTHCYWREGGPQFGNVNIMGVVHGTEKDRVLEHKAAIDRYLESIGIPVSYTNVFWGGRSEIKPSEISPKVYHEWHAKHAE is encoded by the coding sequence ATGAGCCACATCGTCCCCGTCGAGCACAGCGATCCCGTCAACGCGCAGATTCTCTCCATTTCCGAAGACCTGATCGCGGGCTTCCACCGCCATCCCTTCCATGTGATCGCGGAGAAGTCCGGCGTGGCCCTGCCGGTGGTGCTCGAGCGCATCCGCGCGATGCTGGAGGCCGGTGTGATCCGCCGCGTGCGCCAGACGCTGCTTTCCACCAAGCTCGCCCACGGCGCGCTGGTCGCCTGGCGCGTGCCGGAGGAAAAGCTCAATGCCGCCTTCGATTTCATGGCGAAGGAGGACCCCTTCTCCGGCCACGTCGTCATCCGCTCGACGGACACCGTCGTCTCCGGCTCCGGCTACCGCCTCTGGACCACGCTCAAGGTACCCGTCGGCGAGTCCCTTGATGAGCACGCGAAGGTCCTCATGCGCCTCACGGGTGCCGAGGAATACCTGCTCATGCCCGCGAATGGCGTGTTCGCGCTCGGAGTCGGCCATGTCCGCCGCCGCGCTCTGGAACCCGGCGACCGCGCCGACGAACCCGGTGTGATGATGACCACCGTGCCGGTCGATCTCACCGAGGAAGAATGGAACGTCCTGCTCGCTCTCAAGGAAGAACTGACTCCGGACGAAATCACCGCCAGCCCGTGGGATGGCCGTGCGGAGATCGCCGGAGTGAGTCTGGAACGCTTCTGCGAAGTCGCCGAGACACTCAACGCTAAGAAAGTCATCGGTCGTTTCTCGACTTTCCTCGAGCACGTGAAGCCCTCCTCCACCGGCGAGCGTGTCACCCGCTTCAATGGTCTCTTCCACTGGGCCGTGCCGAAGGGCCGCGAGATCGAAGCCGGCGGCGAGGTCGGCCGCCACTACTGCATGACCCACTGCTACTGGCGCGAAGGCGGTCCGCAGTTCGGTAACGTCAATATCATGGGCGTGGTCCACGGCACCGAGAAGGACCGCGTGCTGGAGCACAAGGCCGCCATCGACCGCTATCTGGAAAGCATCGGCATCCCCGTGAGCTACACCAATGTCTTCTGGGGTGGCCGCTCCGAAATCAAACCGTCCGAGATTTCCCCGAAGGTCTATCACGAATGGCACGCGAAGCACGCGGAGTAA
- a CDS encoding transporter — MTKRLLLLLSFCGIAHAGPPILTDDPDTPEKGHWEINIAATAEKRSGEWSLETPLLDLNYGLFDNVQLKFEMPFLIEAEEGGSSHSGLGDAEFGVKWRFLDQDKCGISMSTYPQFAFNSATHSVNLGLVDDGWEFILPVEVQREIRDGTTVFGELGYVWTEHEGNGLLWGLAIEQEISEPFSVLAEIHGESGDHFDDTEVIANLGFHWQTTEHAALIGAIGRGLNEGSEPQAKLLSYLGVQLTF; from the coding sequence ATGACCAAACGCCTTCTGCTCCTGCTCTCCTTCTGCGGCATCGCCCACGCTGGACCTCCGATTCTAACAGATGATCCGGACACTCCGGAGAAAGGGCACTGGGAGATCAACATCGCCGCCACTGCGGAAAAGCGCTCCGGCGAATGGTCTCTGGAAACCCCGCTGCTGGATCTGAACTACGGCCTGTTCGACAACGTGCAGCTCAAGTTCGAGATGCCGTTCCTCATCGAAGCGGAAGAAGGCGGTTCGTCCCACAGCGGCCTCGGCGATGCCGAGTTCGGCGTGAAGTGGCGTTTCCTGGATCAGGACAAGTGCGGCATCTCCATGTCCACCTATCCGCAGTTCGCCTTCAACTCCGCCACCCATTCCGTGAACCTCGGCCTTGTCGATGACGGCTGGGAATTCATCCTCCCCGTGGAAGTGCAGCGCGAGATCCGCGATGGCACGACCGTCTTCGGCGAGCTCGGCTACGTCTGGACCGAGCATGAAGGCAACGGCCTGCTTTGGGGCCTCGCCATCGAGCAGGAAATCTCGGAGCCATTCTCCGTGCTCGCGGAAATCCACGGCGAATCCGGCGACCACTTCGATGATACCGAAGTCATCGCCAACCTCGGCTTCCACTGGCAGACCACCGAGCATGCCGCGCTGATCGGCGCGATCGGACGCGGACTGAATGAAGGCAGTGAACCGCAGGCGAAACTCCTGAGTTATCTCGGCGTGCAACTCACGTTTTAG
- a CDS encoding response regulator transcription factor encodes MHKILIVEDERDIADLIGFNLERQGYEVIKAYDGLSGTDVALRERPDLIVLDLMLPGRDGYGVFKELRRDARTAQIPVIMLTARAQTEDRIQGLEAGADDYLTKPFSPKELLLRINAVLKRVDGPPGTVDFSFGPFRFDKNSLKFYLDGEPVDLTATEFKLLLYLCERGGKPQDRNELLRTVWGYSDEVHSRTLDTHMKRLRQKLGGHGGLVETVRGVGYLVALPTAG; translated from the coding sequence ATGCATAAGATTCTGATCGTCGAAGACGAGCGAGACATCGCCGATCTGATCGGCTTCAACCTCGAACGGCAGGGCTACGAGGTCATCAAGGCCTACGACGGCCTTTCCGGTACCGATGTCGCCCTCCGCGAGCGTCCCGACCTCATCGTCCTGGATCTCATGCTCCCGGGCCGGGATGGCTACGGCGTGTTCAAGGAACTGCGCCGCGATGCCCGCACCGCGCAGATCCCGGTGATCATGCTCACCGCCCGCGCCCAGACCGAGGACCGCATCCAGGGCCTCGAAGCCGGCGCCGATGACTACCTGACGAAACCCTTCAGCCCGAAGGAACTGCTGCTCCGCATCAATGCGGTGTTGAAGCGCGTGGACGGCCCTCCGGGCACCGTGGACTTCAGCTTCGGTCCGTTCCGTTTCGACAAGAATTCCCTCAAGTTCTACCTCGATGGCGAGCCGGTGGATCTCACCGCCACCGAGTTCAAGCTGCTGCTCTACTTGTGCGAGCGCGGCGGCAAGCCCCAGGACCGCAATGAACTGCTGCGCACCGTCTGGGGCTACAGCGATGAAGTCCACAGTCGCACCCTGGACACCCACATGAAGCGCCTGCGGCAGAAACTGGGTGGCCACGGCGGTTTGGTTGAAACCGTTCGCGGAGTTGGGTATCTGGTGGCCTTGCCGACCGCCGGATGA
- a CDS encoding sensor histidine kinase, with amino-acid sequence MSPTLAIATSLSACIAAGISIALLYRARRNYRRTAAAMQQRLESDLKHARNERDRLLDALGDAFLLVDGATDIVFVNAAARELFDRRQILGRPVREAFLDGRLAEVLLHCLETGEPVQSRIVLPQQASPRGDHETRGVNVWVIDAARLPDSPADNPLTRVVIRDVTSEHQLEQIRKDFVANASHELRTPLAIINGYLENLLDEGMLDDREMTRRFLTVMRKHSDRISRIVEDMLVISRLESGEAAALKLEPFRFRACIHDILERLESMIRQQTAVVTVVMPDESLKLNADRFYWTQVLFNLVENALKQNPHKGLKIEIGCTDLPEGGIRIWVADNGVGIPSADLPHIFRRFYRVEKHHSQQEIKGTGLGLSIVKRAVEAHGGSIGVTSTPGQDTRFTIDLPSDVRAAE; translated from the coding sequence ATGAGTCCCACCCTAGCCATCGCCACGTCCCTTTCCGCCTGCATTGCCGCCGGGATATCCATTGCCCTGCTCTACCGGGCGCGCCGGAACTACCGCCGGACGGCGGCAGCCATGCAACAGCGCCTCGAAAGTGATCTCAAACACGCCCGCAATGAACGCGACCGTCTGCTCGACGCCCTCGGCGACGCCTTCCTCCTCGTGGATGGCGCGACGGACATTGTCTTCGTCAATGCCGCGGCACGGGAGCTTTTCGACCGCCGCCAGATCCTCGGCCGCCCGGTCCGGGAAGCCTTCCTCGATGGCCGCCTGGCTGAAGTTCTCTTGCACTGCCTCGAAACCGGCGAGCCGGTCCAATCACGGATCGTGCTCCCACAACAGGCGTCCCCGCGCGGTGACCACGAGACCCGTGGTGTCAACGTGTGGGTCATCGACGCCGCCCGTCTGCCGGATTCCCCGGCGGACAATCCACTCACTCGTGTCGTGATCCGAGACGTGACATCCGAACATCAGCTTGAACAGATCCGGAAGGACTTCGTGGCAAATGCATCACACGAACTCCGGACCCCCCTCGCCATCATCAACGGCTACCTGGAGAACCTGCTCGACGAGGGCATGCTGGACGACCGCGAAATGACGCGCCGCTTCCTGACCGTGATGCGCAAGCACTCCGACCGCATCTCCCGCATCGTGGAGGATATGCTGGTCATCTCCCGGCTGGAGTCCGGCGAGGCCGCCGCACTGAAGCTGGAGCCCTTCCGCTTCCGCGCCTGCATCCATGACATCCTGGAGCGGCTGGAATCGATGATCCGCCAGCAGACCGCCGTGGTGACGGTGGTCATGCCGGACGAATCGCTGAAGCTGAATGCGGACCGCTTCTACTGGACGCAGGTGCTTTTCAACCTCGTCGAGAACGCGCTGAAGCAGAACCCGCACAAGGGGCTCAAGATCGAGATCGGCTGCACGGATCTGCCGGAGGGTGGCATCCGCATCTGGGTGGCGGACAATGGCGTGGGCATCCCCAGCGCGGATCTGCCGCATATTTTCCGCCGCTTCTACCGCGTGGAGAAACACCACTCGCAGCAGGAGATCAAGGGCACCGGACTCGGCCTCTCGATCGTGAAGCGCGCCGTGGAAGCGCACGGTGGTTCCATCGGCGTGACCTCCACGCCGGGGCAGGACACCCGCTTCACCATCGACCTGCCATCGGACGTGCGCGCGGCGGAGTAA
- a CDS encoding YSC84-related protein: MKATYLAAPVLAAASMLLSNCAHEPVTQANASNASGGKIAADSRAALNHLYAENPSARRMGNRAAGVLVFPHIWKGAFIYGAEGGNGTLFVNDRVHGFYQTAGGSWGLQAGLQKSGYALFMFDRNALAHLNDAAGWDVGSQPGLTIVDRGGSAALTAKTLDKGVYAYTFGQKGLMADVSIKGSKITRIHPGR; this comes from the coding sequence ATGAAAGCCACCTACCTCGCCGCTCCGGTCCTTGCCGCAGCCAGCATGCTCCTCAGCAACTGCGCCCATGAACCGGTGACCCAAGCCAACGCCTCGAATGCCAGCGGCGGCAAGATCGCCGCCGATTCCCGCGCGGCCTTGAACCATCTCTACGCCGAGAATCCATCCGCCCGTCGCATGGGCAACCGTGCCGCCGGGGTCCTCGTCTTTCCACACATCTGGAAGGGTGCCTTCATCTATGGTGCGGAGGGCGGCAATGGCACGCTCTTCGTCAATGACCGCGTCCACGGTTTCTATCAGACCGCGGGCGGATCATGGGGACTCCAGGCGGGCCTCCAGAAATCCGGCTATGCCTTGTTCATGTTCGACCGCAATGCGCTGGCCCATCTCAACGATGCCGCCGGTTGGGACGTGGGCAGCCAGCCCGGCCTGACCATCGTGGACCGCGGCGGCTCCGCCGCGCTCACCGCCAAGACCCTCGACAAGGGCGTCTATGCCTACACCTTCGGCCAGAAAGGCCTGATGGCGGACGTCAGCATCAAGGGCTCGAAGATCACCCGCATCCACCCGGGCCGTTGA
- a CDS encoding PstS family phosphate ABC transporter substrate-binding protein, translating to MIRLKGSDTLGAKLIPQFAESYKADHPGVKFEIAAEGSTTAFTALLDGTADIGMSNRDIKPEEAKKLAEKGIEVESHIVAYDVLAIIVNSANPVTDLTRKQVEGLFAGDLANWKEAGGVDVAVRVFTRNTSSGTYKDFQVLAMNGRSYGSTAQRMAGSNPPQMEVMKEPGGIAYVGIAYSKASGVKVLRIEGKEPTAANLATYPYVRPCNLFIRKDAPAGVREFVQMAESAKGKEIARRVGFLTPP from the coding sequence GTGATCCGGCTCAAAGGATCGGATACCCTTGGCGCGAAGCTCATCCCGCAATTCGCCGAATCCTACAAGGCGGACCATCCGGGCGTGAAGTTCGAGATCGCGGCGGAAGGTTCCACCACGGCGTTCACCGCACTTTTGGATGGCACTGCGGACATCGGCATGTCCAACCGGGACATCAAACCGGAGGAGGCGAAGAAACTGGCGGAAAAGGGTATTGAGGTCGAATCCCACATCGTGGCCTATGATGTGCTGGCGATCATCGTGAACTCCGCCAATCCGGTCACGGATCTGACGCGCAAGCAGGTCGAGGGATTGTTTGCCGGTGATCTCGCGAACTGGAAGGAAGCCGGTGGTGTGGATGTGGCGGTCCGCGTTTTCACACGGAACACTTCCTCCGGCACCTACAAGGATTTCCAAGTGCTGGCGATGAACGGGCGCTCGTATGGCAGCACCGCCCAACGGATGGCGGGAAGCAATCCGCCGCAGATGGAGGTCATGAAGGAGCCGGGTGGCATCGCGTATGTCGGGATCGCTTATTCCAAGGCATCCGGGGTCAAGGTGCTCCGGATCGAAGGCAAGGAACCCACTGCTGCAAATCTGGCCACGTATCCGTATGTGCGTCCCTGCAACCTTTTCATCCGCAAGGATGCTCCAGCGGGTGTTCGTGAATTCGTGCAAATGGCGGAATCCGCAAAAGGAAAAGAGATCGCGCGCAGGGTCGGATTTCTAACACCGCCGTGA